Proteins from a single region of Trichocoleus desertorum ATA4-8-CV12:
- a CDS encoding cobyrinic acid a,c-diamide synthase, with translation MTQQKHKGGLTAAPQTAESILNKLPLEVQKWAESLPWEQRRYVLSLCYLICATPPEKQAEFLDDYTADGLVCRVLQDRENKERVKNYLNEFQIHTELSELVLRNYIRQFYIHSAQDAHRQPDLYLESALKLVTNIEERNNVFNYILGFELLKMMFRMSWWEHEKLYRLQRNQEAFIKTYIKPIQKAHQINGIIVPRDVDVFFAKRDHFIQKPKVSEKKLIELVMATFTTDVVTNFGFSIIRHLKSFCFDYEYVFELEPEVIFQ, from the coding sequence ATGACTCAGCAAAAGCATAAAGGAGGATTAACTGCTGCACCTCAAACAGCAGAAAGCATTTTGAATAAGCTGCCTTTAGAAGTACAAAAATGGGCTGAGAGCTTGCCCTGGGAACAGCGTCGTTATGTGTTGTCCCTCTGCTACTTGATCTGTGCAACTCCTCCAGAGAAGCAGGCCGAGTTTCTGGACGACTATACCGCTGATGGCTTGGTCTGTAGAGTTTTACAGGATCGGGAAAACAAGGAAAGAGTCAAGAACTATCTCAATGAGTTTCAGATTCACACAGAGCTGAGCGAATTAGTATTAAGAAATTACATTCGGCAGTTTTATATCCATTCGGCTCAGGATGCCCATCGGCAACCAGATTTGTATTTAGAATCTGCGCTTAAATTAGTAACTAACATTGAAGAGAGAAATAACGTCTTTAATTACATTTTGGGTTTTGAATTACTCAAAATGATGTTTCGGATGAGCTGGTGGGAGCACGAAAAACTATATCGGCTACAACGAAATCAAGAAGCTTTTATTAAAACCTATATCAAGCCAATCCAAAAGGCTCATCAAATCAATGGGATTATTGTTCCTAGAGATGTAGATGTGTTCTTTGCCAAGCGCGACCATTTTATTCAAAAACCCAAGGTGTCTGAGAAAAAACTCATAGAGTTGGTGATGGCTACCTTTACGACGGATGTGGTTACTAACTTTGGCTTCTCAATCATTCGCCACTTAAAGTCTTTTTGTTTTGATTACGAATACGTGTTTGAGCTTGAGCCTGAAGTAATTTTTCAATAG